From a region of the Gemmatimonadota bacterium genome:
- a CDS encoding thiamine phosphate synthase, producing the protein MHARCPGRTQFIAELGFLPEGALVSRAEELLTAGLASIQLRGKGRSAEELIRTGTRLREATHRAGACFVVNQSVEAALALRADGLHLPADSPPPGEIRPLLPAGMALGMSCHCEAELARAQGADWILLSPVFATKSKPGASPLGTAELERLAALAPAPVVALGGVTASTAAACFAAGAAGVAAIRGFAGGDGERLIAQAIKSG; encoded by the coding sequence ATGCACGCCCGATGCCCCGGACGAACGCAGTTCATTGCCGAGCTCGGCTTCCTGCCGGAGGGCGCACTGGTCTCTCGCGCCGAAGAGCTCCTGACCGCCGGTCTGGCTTCGATTCAGCTCCGCGGGAAGGGTCGCTCCGCGGAGGAACTGATCCGCACGGGAACCCGCCTCCGGGAAGCCACCCACCGCGCGGGCGCGTGCTTTGTGGTCAATCAAAGCGTGGAGGCCGCGCTCGCGCTCCGTGCCGACGGGCTGCACCTTCCGGCCGACAGCCCGCCCCCCGGGGAGATTCGCCCGCTTCTCCCCGCCGGGATGGCTCTCGGCATGAGCTGCCACTGCGAAGCGGAACTCGCTCGCGCACAGGGCGCCGACTGGATTCTGCTCTCCCCCGTGTTCGCAACGAAGTCGAAGCCCGGCGCCTCCCCGCTGGGGACGGCTGAACTCGAACGCCTGGCAGCCCTTGCGCCGGCACCGGTCGTGGCGCTTGGAGGAGTGACCGCAAGCACCGCCGCCGCCTGCTTCGCGGCCGGAGCCGCCGGGGTGGCCGCCATCCGGGGATTCGCGGGGGGCGACGGGGAACGCCTGATCGCGCAGGCCATCAAGAGCGGCTAG
- a CDS encoding aminotransferase class IV, with protein sequence MRSREEIESAARTLREVGQRARVWLSMPVVEGVTPRILMDPARTEATEDPTGMERRDGIFALDEAALSPLDHVALYGDGVFEGILIRNRSIFLYREHIERLDRSLAHVGIGLPMSRKMLTERVLATCAEVDFPEGMAGYIRLVVTRGLGDLGINPKKCLSPTLFCIVSTIRLYSSDAYERGIPLGLARHMRRPGPETLNPNIKSNNYLNNVLALAEGTRGEGLVEALMLNRDGYVAEATVDNVFSIVKSEGWEADPGRVEIRTPTEEYCLVGITRDTVMELARQRGYRVTVRNDLLPIDFVGPGKECFMTGTGAGVMPITSIEGVEVGDGKPGVVSKGLITDIEAMMEDRAHGLPLETPVGEIDDYLSGRAVTGVR encoded by the coding sequence GTGAGAAGTCGCGAAGAAATCGAGAGTGCCGCGCGGACATTGCGGGAGGTCGGGCAGCGTGCGCGGGTCTGGCTCAGTATGCCGGTGGTGGAGGGCGTGACGCCCCGCATCCTGATGGACCCCGCCCGTACCGAAGCCACCGAAGATCCCACGGGAATGGAACGCAGAGACGGGATCTTCGCGCTGGATGAGGCCGCGCTGTCTCCGCTGGACCATGTGGCGCTCTATGGTGACGGCGTTTTCGAGGGAATCCTCATTCGAAACCGGTCCATATTCCTCTACCGGGAACACATCGAGCGTCTGGACCGGTCGCTGGCTCATGTCGGAATCGGGCTACCCATGAGCCGGAAGATGCTGACGGAAAGAGTCCTGGCGACCTGCGCCGAAGTGGACTTCCCGGAGGGGATGGCGGGATACATCCGGCTCGTCGTGACCCGCGGACTCGGGGATCTGGGGATCAACCCGAAGAAGTGTCTCTCGCCGACCTTGTTCTGCATCGTCAGCACCATTCGTCTGTATTCCAGCGACGCGTACGAACGCGGAATCCCGCTGGGGCTGGCCCGGCACATGCGCCGACCCGGACCGGAGACGCTGAACCCGAACATCAAGAGCAACAACTATCTGAACAATGTGCTGGCGTTGGCTGAAGGCACCCGCGGGGAAGGACTCGTGGAGGCGCTCATGCTGAACCGCGACGGCTATGTCGCGGAGGCCACGGTGGACAATGTCTTCTCGATCGTGAAGAGCGAAGGGTGGGAGGCGGATCCGGGTCGCGTGGAAATCCGCACTCCGACCGAGGAGTACTGCCTGGTGGGGATCACGCGGGACACCGTGATGGAACTCGCGCGGCAGCGGGGGTATCGCGTGACCGTGCGGAACGATCTCCTGCCGATCGATTTCGTCGGACCCGGGAAGGAGTGCTTCATGACCGGGACCGGCGCGGGGGTCATGCCCATCACGAGCATCGAGGGCGTGGAGGTCGGAGACGGGAAGCCCGGGGTGGTCAGCAAGGGGTTGATCACCGACATCGAGGCCATGATGGAGGACCGCGCCCACGGGTTGCCGCTGGAGACGCCCGTTGGCGAAATCGACGACTACCTTTCCGGTCGGGCGGTCACCGGCGTTCGGTAG
- a CDS encoding GNAT family N-acetyltransferase has product MTKASLRLRRLVETDRSDLVRFLERDPVANVHLLSRIAHDGVVNEVSGEHGALYGHYGPDGLDGVAFFGLRREVLLSGSNPAFLEEAAGLALGEEAGWVILLGPRVAVDAFLSHYRWRGAPMRVHRVQDLLVLGKPGPPVPRVSLRRAVLADLDSMTDLSERMLLEDFDLPAGSLSRDGIQESARSRIENGRTWLAEEGGRIVFKADVSARYAGGAQIEGIYTIPEARGRGIGSGGVSELSGRLLRGSAFVALHVGRDNHAARRAYEKAGFHLVGELGLVLLGKTEA; this is encoded by the coding sequence ATGACGAAAGCCTCGCTGCGTCTTCGCCGCCTGGTGGAAACCGATCGCAGCGATCTGGTGCGATTCCTGGAGCGGGATCCCGTCGCCAATGTTCACCTTCTCTCCCGCATCGCCCACGACGGCGTCGTGAACGAAGTCTCCGGCGAGCATGGTGCGCTTTACGGTCACTACGGTCCGGATGGTCTGGACGGCGTCGCGTTCTTCGGCCTGAGGCGGGAAGTCCTGCTGTCCGGGTCGAATCCGGCGTTTCTGGAGGAGGCGGCCGGTCTGGCGCTGGGCGAAGAAGCCGGTTGGGTCATCCTTCTCGGTCCGCGCGTTGCCGTGGACGCGTTCCTCTCCCACTATCGCTGGCGGGGTGCCCCGATGCGCGTCCATCGGGTGCAGGATCTTCTCGTGCTGGGGAAGCCCGGGCCGCCGGTTCCGCGCGTGAGTCTGCGTCGCGCCGTCCTTGCGGATCTGGACTCGATGACGGATCTTTCCGAGCGGATGCTGCTGGAGGACTTTGACCTCCCGGCGGGATCGCTTTCGAGGGACGGCATTCAGGAGTCGGCGCGGTCGCGGATAGAGAACGGCCGAACCTGGCTGGCGGAGGAGGGCGGGAGGATCGTCTTCAAGGCGGATGTGTCCGCACGCTACGCGGGTGGTGCGCAGATCGAGGGCATCTACACCATTCCGGAAGCCCGCGGGCGCGGGATCGGGAGCGGCGGCGTGTCTGAACTCTCCGGGCGGCTCCTTCGCGGATCCGCGTTTGTGGCGTTGCATGTCGGGCGGGACAATCATGCGGCGCGCCGCGCCTACGAGAAGGCGGGGTTTCATCTGGTGGGGGAACTGGGGCTCGTTCTCCTGGGGAAGACGGAAGCCTGA
- a CDS encoding M20/M25/M40 family metallo-hydrolase, with product MRRLFTLLMVLLAPQTVAAGDDAVARASAVVERLAGEELRGRGAGSPQLDHARDLVVGWMEEAGLQPGFGDGWLQDFSGPDGVRLTNVVGRLPGSGSGDGWLLVGAHYDGLGVGAEDSAFPGEIHPGADDNASGVAALLEAARAVAAEGPLQRTVYFAAFSGEEIGRLGSIHLADHPPEPLTSAIAMLNLDTVGGVEEDRLIVFGTGTAEEFPDILRGVNYPYGFDLSLSKEGAGASDHASFFAKGIPVLHFFSGAKPGYHRPGDVVDFVDPEGVVRVGGLVGELVIYLADSGEELSFVPAGAERLAKKAPRPGGKRKARRVSVGTIPDFGRESGGILLSGVLPGSPAEEAGLRKGDLLVAADETALDNIYDYQGVLSELNPGDPVIFRIVRDGETREVEVTVRARK from the coding sequence ATGAGGCGGCTCTTCACGCTGCTGATGGTACTTCTTGCGCCGCAGACGGTCGCTGCCGGAGACGATGCCGTGGCGAGGGCATCGGCCGTCGTGGAGCGCCTCGCGGGAGAGGAGTTGCGCGGTCGCGGGGCCGGTTCCCCACAACTGGACCATGCGCGGGATCTCGTGGTCGGCTGGATGGAGGAAGCGGGGCTCCAGCCGGGCTTCGGCGATGGCTGGCTGCAGGACTTCTCCGGCCCGGACGGCGTGCGGCTGACCAATGTGGTCGGGCGTCTTCCCGGCTCCGGCTCCGGCGACGGATGGCTTCTCGTGGGAGCGCACTATGACGGCCTGGGGGTGGGCGCGGAGGATTCCGCCTTCCCCGGCGAGATCCACCCCGGAGCCGACGACAACGCATCCGGGGTCGCGGCGCTTCTGGAGGCCGCCCGCGCGGTCGCGGCCGAGGGTCCGCTCCAGCGCACGGTCTACTTCGCGGCATTCTCGGGAGAGGAGATCGGGCGGCTCGGCTCCATCCATCTGGCCGACCATCCGCCGGAGCCGCTGACCTCGGCGATCGCAATGCTCAATCTGGATACCGTCGGCGGCGTGGAGGAGGATCGACTGATCGTCTTCGGCACGGGGACCGCCGAGGAGTTCCCGGATATTCTGCGTGGCGTGAACTACCCGTACGGATTCGACCTCTCGCTTTCGAAGGAAGGGGCCGGGGCGAGCGATCACGCATCCTTCTTCGCGAAGGGGATTCCCGTGCTGCATTTCTTCTCCGGGGCGAAGCCGGGGTATCATCGGCCGGGGGATGTGGTGGACTTTGTGGACCCGGAGGGCGTTGTGCGGGTCGGGGGGCTGGTCGGAGAGTTGGTCATTTATCTGGCGGACTCCGGCGAGGAACTCTCATTCGTCCCGGCCGGGGCGGAGCGGCTGGCGAAGAAAGCGCCGCGCCCCGGCGGCAAGAGGAAGGCGCGGCGCGTGTCCGTCGGAACGATCCCGGACTTCGGCCGCGAGTCAGGAGGGATTCTGCTTTCGGGTGTGTTGCCGGGAAGTCCGGCGGAAGAGGCCGGGCTGCGAAAGGGAGATCTTCTGGTGGCCGCGGACGAAACGGCTCTGGACAACATCTACGACTATCAGGGCGTTCTGTCGGAGCTGAATCCGGGTGACCCCGTGATCTTCCGCATCGTGAGAGACGGGGAGACACGGGAAGTCGAGGTCACGGTCCGGGCCAGAAAATGA
- a CDS encoding M1 family aminopeptidase — translation MIARTVVLPPRAKPLLLTAVVLLIAGSRPSSAAPAAPVERHVVRATLDVPTHWIHVRDEAHLASVPSGEAPWRFLLHRDLEILAVRHAGEELEWDSTNGWNPRHFWRRPPYSELSGYEVAREVEVAPPPSGWEEPVVLEVEYEGVIADSLVAPERAYGRSFKKTSGRIVDQGAFLAGSTFWVPWSGEGLFTFEVSVTGPADWRTVSQGDLIEYGPTADGYRMQWSCPHPMEEIYLIAGPYEVRERMHRGIRVMSFCYGNTGEDITDRYLDGTGAYLDLYGEMFGDYPFSKFALVENYWQTGYGMPSFTFLGDRVIRLPFILDTSYGHEILHNWWGNGVFVDVRGGNWCEGLTTYFADYLYKEVTGGSAGRDYRRDKLLGYRDFASGGGRDFPLSEFRQRDSAATQAVGYGKTMMVFHMLRTRLGEDVFLAGLRAVYRDHLFQEASWDDLRLSFEAVSGEDLAGWFDQWISRPGAIRLSVEGVAVQARGDSTVVSATLVQEEPCLETLVPVRVDAAGGEVARALIPMTGTRTAFEVAVHGSAEVLAVDPEFDIFRILHGEEIAPTLSGVLGADSTRIVIGKDVRPDIREALVAVAGEWAADSTISWVEEGTGTVEPDRGGALFFFGTGDAARDILSGISEGGGPESAGLGGGSGLPPGRSLVASWRGKDGGAVALFLPGSADEVAAIARKIPHYSKYSYLVFAGTKNEAKGVWSAGVSPLTVSLAGE, via the coding sequence ATGATTGCGAGAACTGTGGTCCTTCCGCCGAGAGCGAAGCCTCTCCTTCTGACGGCTGTGGTGCTGCTGATTGCCGGCAGTCGGCCGTCCTCCGCTGCCCCGGCCGCGCCCGTGGAGCGCCATGTGGTGCGTGCCACCCTCGATGTTCCCACCCACTGGATTCACGTGCGGGATGAGGCGCATCTTGCCTCCGTCCCCTCCGGGGAGGCCCCGTGGCGCTTTCTGCTTCACCGGGATCTGGAGATCCTCGCCGTTCGCCACGCGGGAGAGGAATTGGAGTGGGATTCGACGAACGGGTGGAATCCGCGCCACTTCTGGCGGCGTCCGCCGTACTCGGAGCTGTCCGGGTACGAGGTGGCCCGCGAGGTGGAGGTTGCGCCCCCGCCCTCCGGATGGGAGGAGCCCGTCGTTCTGGAGGTGGAGTACGAGGGGGTCATTGCGGACAGCCTCGTCGCGCCGGAACGGGCGTATGGACGAAGCTTCAAGAAAACCTCAGGCCGGATTGTGGACCAGGGGGCCTTTCTGGCGGGGTCGACTTTCTGGGTGCCCTGGTCGGGAGAGGGGTTGTTCACCTTTGAGGTCTCCGTGACCGGCCCGGCCGACTGGCGGACCGTATCCCAGGGGGATCTGATCGAGTACGGGCCGACGGCTGACGGCTACCGCATGCAGTGGTCGTGCCCGCATCCGATGGAGGAGATCTATCTCATCGCGGGACCGTATGAGGTCCGGGAGCGGATGCATCGCGGGATCCGGGTCATGTCCTTCTGCTACGGGAATACCGGAGAAGACATCACCGACCGGTATCTGGACGGCACCGGTGCGTACCTTGATCTCTACGGAGAGATGTTCGGCGACTACCCCTTCTCCAAGTTCGCGCTGGTGGAGAACTACTGGCAGACCGGCTATGGAATGCCGAGCTTCACATTCCTGGGAGACCGTGTCATCCGGCTCCCCTTCATTCTGGACACGAGCTACGGGCACGAGATCCTCCACAACTGGTGGGGGAACGGGGTGTTCGTGGATGTGCGGGGCGGGAACTGGTGCGAGGGTCTCACGACCTACTTCGCGGACTACCTGTACAAGGAGGTCACCGGCGGCTCGGCGGGACGCGACTACCGTCGTGACAAACTGCTCGGCTATCGGGATTTTGCGTCAGGTGGCGGGAGGGACTTCCCGCTCTCCGAGTTCCGCCAACGGGACAGCGCGGCGACGCAGGCCGTCGGCTACGGGAAGACGATGATGGTGTTCCACATGCTCCGCACACGCCTCGGGGAGGATGTCTTCCTTGCGGGGCTGCGTGCCGTGTATCGCGATCACCTCTTTCAGGAAGCGTCGTGGGATGATCTGCGCCTCTCTTTTGAAGCCGTATCCGGAGAGGATCTCGCGGGGTGGTTCGATCAGTGGATCTCGCGACCCGGAGCCATTCGCCTGAGCGTGGAGGGCGTGGCCGTGCAGGCGCGGGGAGATTCCACCGTTGTCTCCGCCACACTCGTGCAGGAGGAGCCCTGCCTGGAGACGCTCGTCCCCGTCCGCGTGGATGCGGCCGGAGGTGAGGTGGCCCGCGCACTCATCCCGATGACGGGGACGCGGACCGCGTTTGAGGTTGCGGTGCACGGGAGTGCCGAAGTGCTGGCGGTGGATCCCGAGTTCGACATTTTCCGGATTCTCCACGGGGAGGAGATTGCTCCCACGCTGAGCGGCGTCCTGGGCGCGGACTCCACGAGGATCGTGATCGGGAAGGATGTCCGGCCCGACATTCGGGAAGCGCTGGTAGCGGTCGCCGGGGAGTGGGCGGCCGACTCCACCATCTCGTGGGTGGAGGAAGGAACGGGAACGGTGGAACCGGACCGGGGAGGCGCCCTCTTCTTCTTCGGCACAGGAGACGCCGCGCGGGACATTCTGAGCGGGATCTCCGAGGGGGGCGGCCCGGAGTCGGCGGGCCTCGGAGGCGGTTCAGGGCTTCCCCCGGGCCGTTCGCTCGTGGCGTCCTGGCGCGGGAAAGACGGGGGTGCTGTGGCCCTGTTCCTTCCCGGGAGCGCGGACGAGGTCGCCGCCATCGCCCGGAAGATCCCGCACTATTCCAAGTACAGCTACCTCGTCTTCGCCGGGACGAAGAACGAAGCGAAGGGCGTATGGAGCGCGGGAGTCTCACCGTTGACCGTCTCGCTGGCCGGGGAGTGA
- a CDS encoding MATE family efflux transporter translates to MSTASRAPAPRRLTRGPISPQLLHLAWPVFVSRALHTLYGTADTAWVGRLSPEAIAAVSTCFFASWTLFAVGDIPMAGATAIVSRAIGAGDDARATRAALTAAAMAIALGVVVALLAFFASGPFFGFLFDNDSIAQMATRYFRLFSMAAPLLYLGFVIEAVFRSCGDSRTPMKVLLGGTIVNIVLDPLLILGIGPFPKWGVPGAAAATVIAEAGVVAVYVSLVLRDRVPLPRPEKGIRSAISWAEARRMFPIGLPHLLVGTLFSSVYMFLTRFAGEFGAPTLAALGIVNRLESLNYLTATAVGMGVAAMVGQNLGAQRPDRAARTAHVGARWITLTTGVTTALFLLSAEPIVRLFTPDPGVVELGALFLRIVAVSQVFMGWEIVYGHAFTGAGNTIPPMLVSVIVSVARIPMAWWLAFPAGMGAAGIWWTISATGVVRGLLVTGWFLLGRWKRTDPGAEPVHTAPLGPDSPEG, encoded by the coding sequence ATGAGTACGGCTTCCCGCGCACCCGCCCCCCGCCGTCTCACGCGCGGGCCGATTTCGCCGCAACTCCTGCATCTCGCGTGGCCTGTCTTCGTGTCGCGTGCACTCCACACGCTCTACGGAACTGCGGACACCGCATGGGTCGGGCGCCTGTCGCCGGAAGCGATCGCGGCCGTCTCCACCTGCTTCTTCGCAAGCTGGACGCTCTTCGCCGTCGGCGACATCCCCATGGCCGGGGCGACGGCCATCGTCTCCCGCGCGATCGGTGCCGGAGACGACGCCCGCGCCACCCGCGCCGCGCTGACTGCCGCCGCCATGGCGATTGCGCTCGGGGTCGTCGTCGCACTCCTGGCCTTCTTCGCATCGGGTCCGTTCTTCGGATTCCTCTTCGACAATGACTCCATCGCGCAGATGGCCACCCGGTACTTCCGCCTGTTCTCGATGGCCGCTCCGCTTCTCTACCTCGGGTTCGTCATCGAGGCGGTCTTTCGGTCGTGCGGAGACAGCCGCACCCCCATGAAGGTTCTGCTCGGGGGAACCATCGTGAATATCGTGCTGGATCCGCTCCTGATTCTGGGCATCGGTCCCTTCCCGAAGTGGGGTGTCCCGGGAGCGGCCGCGGCGACGGTCATCGCTGAGGCGGGAGTCGTGGCGGTCTATGTGAGCCTTGTTCTCCGGGATCGCGTTCCCCTTCCCCGGCCCGAAAAGGGGATTCGCTCGGCCATTTCGTGGGCGGAAGCACGCCGGATGTTCCCGATCGGCCTCCCGCACCTGCTCGTCGGGACGCTGTTCTCAAGCGTCTACATGTTTCTCACGCGATTCGCAGGAGAGTTCGGAGCGCCGACGCTGGCAGCCCTCGGAATCGTGAATCGACTGGAGAGCCTGAACTATCTCACGGCCACGGCCGTCGGAATGGGCGTCGCCGCGATGGTGGGCCAGAACCTCGGCGCACAGCGCCCGGACCGCGCGGCACGCACCGCCCATGTCGGAGCCCGTTGGATCACGCTCACGACCGGCGTCACGACGGCGCTCTTCCTCTTGAGCGCGGAGCCCATCGTGCGGCTGTTCACGCCGGACCCGGGCGTTGTGGAACTGGGCGCGCTCTTCCTGCGGATTGTCGCCGTCTCCCAGGTTTTCATGGGCTGGGAGATCGTCTACGGCCACGCCTTCACCGGGGCGGGGAACACCATTCCGCCCATGCTGGTCTCCGTGATCGTCTCTGTGGCGCGCATTCCCATGGCGTGGTGGCTGGCGTTTCCAGCAGGCATGGGAGCCGCCGGGATCTGGTGGACCATTTCCGCTACGGGAGTCGTGCGGGGGCTTCTGGTCACGGGCTGGTTCCTGCTGGGACGCTGGAAGCGCACGGATCCGGGCGCCGAGCCGGTCCATACCGCACCCCTCGGCCCGGATTCTCCCGAGGGCTAG
- the rnr gene encoding ribonuclease R has protein sequence MRRDRRRFVEGPVRRNARGFGFLLREDEEDLYLSRREMDGVMDGDIVRAIPIPKRGGRLAGRVESIVKRTRSTLPGTYRRSRRGEWVEPDPALFGEVIDLVSGAVRPVDGEIVEVEMIRYPKGNSPAVGRIVEILGAPGELGTLIKTVVRRHGLPRRFGDEALNQANALPDTIAPEEIARREDLRLEEIFTIDGEDARDFDDAVSVQPGADGSLLLRVSIADVGHWVGRDTPLDRAAFERGTSTYFPDRVIPMLPERLSNGIASLVPGEDRLTLTLEASFDADGERLSSRVYESVIRSSGRWTYTGVAKALEGEEVEGISPHRDHVLRMEELMQRLRGRRLARGSIDFDLPEPDIVIDSTGRPEDVLRAERNDAHRLIEEFMIAANEAVADWLAERRRPAVYRVHAPPDPVKMRQFLEFARNYGHVPEFGALPSGVAVSGFLRGIAGQPAERAVNHILLRTMMKAEYAEENLGHYGLASERYLHFTSPIRRYPDLLVHRAVKAALGGDPPPDDAGELASSAAHCTDRETASRRCEYDVLDVIRADFMADRIGESFEGIVSGVIEEGFFVELIDYFVEGMVRVEDLGEPYRFVPESRVLLGRGSRRRFAIGDSIRITVQAVHRESGRIEFAPPLLARSRRRRR, from the coding sequence GTGAGGAGGGACCGGCGCAGGTTCGTCGAGGGACCGGTGCGACGCAATGCCCGTGGATTCGGCTTTCTCCTCCGTGAAGACGAGGAGGACCTCTACCTCTCCCGTCGGGAAATGGACGGCGTGATGGACGGCGACATCGTCCGCGCCATCCCGATCCCCAAGCGTGGAGGGCGCCTTGCGGGGCGGGTTGAGTCCATCGTGAAGCGCACCCGCTCCACGCTCCCCGGAACCTACCGCCGAAGTCGGCGGGGCGAATGGGTCGAGCCGGACCCCGCACTTTTCGGAGAGGTCATCGACCTCGTTTCGGGGGCGGTCCGGCCCGTCGACGGAGAGATCGTTGAAGTGGAGATGATCCGCTACCCGAAAGGGAACTCTCCCGCCGTGGGGAGGATCGTGGAGATCCTCGGAGCGCCGGGTGAACTGGGAACGCTCATCAAGACGGTGGTGCGTCGTCATGGACTCCCGCGCCGATTCGGGGACGAGGCGCTGAATCAGGCGAACGCGCTCCCGGACACCATCGCTCCGGAAGAGATCGCCCGACGGGAGGATCTGCGGCTGGAGGAGATCTTCACCATCGACGGCGAAGACGCCCGCGACTTCGACGACGCCGTCTCCGTCCAGCCGGGAGCCGACGGAAGCCTCCTCCTGCGCGTGTCGATTGCGGATGTGGGCCACTGGGTGGGGCGGGACACACCGCTCGATCGCGCGGCGTTCGAGCGCGGCACCAGTACCTACTTCCCCGATCGTGTGATCCCCATGCTGCCGGAACGCCTGTCGAACGGGATCGCCAGCCTCGTGCCGGGGGAGGACCGCCTCACGCTGACGCTGGAAGCCTCCTTCGATGCCGACGGCGAACGACTCTCCTCCCGCGTCTATGAAAGCGTCATCCGCTCCTCCGGCCGGTGGACCTACACCGGCGTGGCGAAGGCTCTGGAGGGAGAGGAGGTGGAGGGCATTTCGCCCCACCGCGATCATGTGCTCCGCATGGAGGAGTTGATGCAGCGGCTCCGGGGGCGTCGGCTCGCGCGCGGGAGCATCGACTTCGACCTGCCGGAACCGGACATCGTGATCGATTCCACCGGACGCCCCGAGGATGTGCTGCGTGCCGAACGCAATGACGCGCACCGGCTCATCGAAGAGTTCATGATCGCCGCCAACGAAGCCGTGGCGGACTGGCTCGCCGAACGGAGACGGCCCGCGGTCTATCGCGTCCATGCGCCGCCCGACCCCGTGAAGATGCGACAGTTTCTGGAGTTCGCACGGAACTACGGTCATGTCCCCGAGTTCGGGGCGCTCCCGTCGGGGGTGGCCGTGTCCGGGTTCCTTCGCGGCATTGCCGGCCAGCCTGCCGAACGCGCGGTGAACCACATTCTTCTCCGCACGATGATGAAGGCGGAATACGCCGAGGAGAATCTCGGTCACTACGGACTGGCGTCAGAGCGTTACCTTCACTTCACCAGCCCCATTCGCCGCTACCCGGACCTCCTTGTTCACCGGGCGGTCAAGGCCGCGCTCGGAGGAGACCCTCCGCCCGATGACGCGGGCGAGCTGGCTTCATCCGCCGCACACTGCACGGACCGCGAAACCGCATCCAGGCGATGCGAGTACGATGTGCTGGATGTGATCCGCGCGGACTTCATGGCGGATCGAATCGGCGAGTCCTTTGAGGGCATTGTGTCGGGAGTGATCGAGGAGGGGTTCTTCGTCGAGCTCATCGACTACTTTGTCGAGGGCATGGTGCGCGTCGAGGACCTGGGCGAGCCCTATCGCTTCGTCCCTGAATCCCGCGTCCTGCTGGGGCGTGGATCGCGCCGCCGGTTCGCCATCGGAGACTCCATTCGCATCACCGTGCAGGCGGTCCATCGCGAATCCGGGCGGATCGAGTTCGCGCCTCCTCTCCTCGCACGCTCCCGACGCAGACGCCGATGA
- a CDS encoding MBL fold metallo-hydrolase, with the protein MSNRTPRAIVLGSVQDGGFPHLGCACEACLSAVGDPRRARRVACLGLITRGGVAVIDATPDLPAQLRELARCAGQSFDTPPRALLLTHLHAGHVAGLPLFGREAWAATGTPLWATEANLHFLESQEPLARLFREGHLSPQVLHPGWDTALDDLMIQAIPVPHRSEAGDTVGFRIEGPERSLFYAPDLDALTPDTIAQVRAADVAILDGTFFRRSELNRDDSNAVPHPAIADSLPVLAGIDTEIRFTHMNHTNPVLDPDSPDRRAVEGMGMRISEDGDEVILG; encoded by the coding sequence GTGTCGAACCGGACCCCTCGCGCCATCGTCCTCGGATCTGTGCAGGACGGCGGCTTTCCGCACCTGGGATGCGCCTGCGAAGCGTGCCTCTCCGCCGTGGGAGATCCGCGCAGGGCGCGACGGGTTGCGTGCCTGGGGCTGATCACGCGCGGGGGCGTGGCCGTGATCGACGCCACGCCGGACCTGCCGGCTCAACTCCGCGAACTCGCCCGATGCGCGGGCCAGTCCTTTGACACGCCGCCGCGCGCCCTTCTTCTGACGCACCTCCATGCGGGCCATGTCGCCGGGTTGCCGCTCTTCGGCCGCGAAGCCTGGGCCGCCACCGGAACTCCGCTCTGGGCCACGGAGGCCAACCTTCACTTTCTGGAGTCGCAGGAACCGCTCGCGCGCCTCTTCCGGGAAGGGCACCTCTCGCCGCAAGTGCTCCATCCGGGGTGGGACACCGCGCTGGACGACCTCATGATCCAGGCGATTCCCGTCCCGCACCGGAGCGAGGCCGGTGACACGGTGGGATTCCGCATCGAAGGACCGGAGCGTTCCCTCTTTTACGCGCCGGATCTGGACGCGCTCACGCCGGACACCATCGCGCAGGTTCGGGCGGCGGATGTGGCCATCCTCGACGGGACCTTCTTCCGGCGCTCCGAACTGAACCGCGACGACTCCAACGCCGTGCCCCACCCGGCCATTGCGGATTCGCTGCCGGTACTGGCCGGAATCGACACGGAGATCCGGTTCACGCACATGAACCATACGAATCCCGTGCTCGATCCGGATTCGCCGGATCGGCGCGCGGTGGAGGGAATGGGGATGCGAATCTCGGAGGACGGAGACGAAGTAATCCTCGGCTGA